A window from Dioscorea cayenensis subsp. rotundata cultivar TDr96_F1 chromosome 10, TDr96_F1_v2_PseudoChromosome.rev07_lg8_w22 25.fasta, whole genome shotgun sequence encodes these proteins:
- the LOC120270563 gene encoding uncharacterized protein LOC120270563 isoform X2, whose protein sequence is MLNTSSRALSSLIISSKLHPIFKPSHFRPFSTTSTPYPLYYELVHHRPVRSPPPPRHHPHPSPSPEPDPDSPDSDAAPPLDRSQRKYYRKRMKRMYGGSDSEEDARRARDEELVELKPEVVDFPRLHAREQELYFYDAFAFPWEKDKHYRMVYQLEKKYFPEHSLDKAFVDPEAEPVRMNAEEKKGKKRSLKKKVGEEESDQRGLVFFDGDGQGEAASAAVSPDVVDKKVESFFKSLSKVPSASDRRRASTVEAEGEPYLVSRKTELPPRWDGPFGTVVLVDKPKGWTSFTVCGKLRRLVKIQKVGHAGTLDPMATGLLIVCVGKATKLVERYQGMVKGYSGIFRLGEATSTWDADSPVIQREPWEHIKDEYIRKTAASFLGEIWQVPPMFSAIKYRLEERRCMIKLEEEKWLNSHQDEYLFLTLPLNAA, encoded by the exons ATGCTAAACACCAGTTCGAGAGCCCTCTCAAGCCTCATCATCTCCTCCAAACTCCACCCCATCTTCAAACCTTCCCATTTCCGCCCATTCTCCACCACCTCCACCCCTTACCCTCTCTACTACGAGCTCGTCCACCACCGCCCCGTCCGCTCCCCTCCCCCTCCTCGCCACCACCCCCATCCCTCCCCCTCGCCGGAACCCGATCCTGACTCCCCTGACTCCGATGCTGCGCCGCCTCTCGACCGATCCCAGCGTAAGTACTATCGCAAACGCATGAAGCGCATGTACGGTGGCTCCGACTCTGAGGAAGATGCCCGCCGTGCCCGGGATGAGGAGTTGGTTGAGCTGAAGCCGGAGGTGGTTGATTTCCCGAGATTGCATGCCCGCGAGCAGGAGTTGTACTTCTATGATGCGTTTGCGTTTCCTTGGGAGAAGGATAAGCACTACCGGATGGTGTATCAGCTTGAGAAGAAGTACTTTCCTGAGCATAGTCTTGATAAGGCGTTTGTGGATCCAGAAGCGGAACCTGTTCGAATGAATGCCGaagagaagaaggggaaaaagaggtctttgaagaaaaaggtgggtGAGGAGGAGAGTGATCAAAGGGGTTTGGTGTTCTTTGACGGGGACGGACAGGGTGAGGCTGCTAGTGCTGCTGTGTCTCCTGATGTGGTGGATAAGAAAGTCGAGAGCTTTTTTAAGAGTCTGAGCAAGGTACCTAGTGCTAGTGATCGGAGACGTGCTTCTACTGTAGAGGCTGAGGGGGAGCCATATCTTGTGAGCAGGAAGACTGAGCTGCCTCCGAGGTGGGATGGACCATTTGGGACTGTTGTCCTGGTGGACAAGCCAAAAG GATGGACTTCATTTACTGTTTGTGGGAAGCTGCGACGTTTGGTCAAAATTCAAAAG GTAGGGCATGCAGGCACTCTTGACCCAATGGCTACTGGTTTATTGATTGTTTGTGTTGGTAAAGCTACTAAACTGGTGGAAAG ATATCAAGGTATGGTGAAGGGGTACAGTGGTATTTTCCGACTTGGAGAGGCTACCTCAACTTGGGACGCTGATTCACCG GTCATCCAACGTGAACCATGGGAACACATAAAAGATGAATACATCAGAAAGACTGCTGCATCTTTTCTTGGAGAGATATGGCAAGTTCCTCCCATGTTTTCTGCCATTAAA TACAGGTTGGAGGAGAGAAGATGTATGATAAAGCTAGAAGAGGAGAAATGGTTGAACTCTCACCAAGACGAATATCTATTTTTGACTTTGCCATTGAACGCAGCCTAG
- the LOC120270563 gene encoding probable tRNA pseudouridine synthase 1 isoform X1, with translation MLNTSSRALSSLIISSKLHPIFKPSHFRPFSTTSTPYPLYYELVHHRPVRSPPPPRHHPHPSPSPEPDPDSPDSDAAPPLDRSQRKYYRKRMKRMYGGSDSEEDARRARDEELVELKPEVVDFPRLHAREQELYFYDAFAFPWEKDKHYRMVYQLEKKYFPEHSLDKAFVDPEAEPVRMNAEEKKGKKRSLKKKVGEEESDQRGLVFFDGDGQGEAASAAVSPDVVDKKVESFFKSLSKVPSASDRRRASTVEAEGEPYLVSRKTELPPRWDGPFGTVVLVDKPKGWTSFTVCGKLRRLVKIQKVGHAGTLDPMATGLLIVCVGKATKLVERYQGMVKGYSGIFRLGEATSTWDADSPVIQREPWEHIKDEYIRKTAASFLGEIWQVPPMFSAIKVGGEKMYDKARRGEMVELSPRRISIFDFAIERSLEDRQNLIFRVTCSKGTYIRSLCADLGKALGSCAHLTALRRDSIGEYLADDAWSFQELQEKITKGYL, from the exons ATGCTAAACACCAGTTCGAGAGCCCTCTCAAGCCTCATCATCTCCTCCAAACTCCACCCCATCTTCAAACCTTCCCATTTCCGCCCATTCTCCACCACCTCCACCCCTTACCCTCTCTACTACGAGCTCGTCCACCACCGCCCCGTCCGCTCCCCTCCCCCTCCTCGCCACCACCCCCATCCCTCCCCCTCGCCGGAACCCGATCCTGACTCCCCTGACTCCGATGCTGCGCCGCCTCTCGACCGATCCCAGCGTAAGTACTATCGCAAACGCATGAAGCGCATGTACGGTGGCTCCGACTCTGAGGAAGATGCCCGCCGTGCCCGGGATGAGGAGTTGGTTGAGCTGAAGCCGGAGGTGGTTGATTTCCCGAGATTGCATGCCCGCGAGCAGGAGTTGTACTTCTATGATGCGTTTGCGTTTCCTTGGGAGAAGGATAAGCACTACCGGATGGTGTATCAGCTTGAGAAGAAGTACTTTCCTGAGCATAGTCTTGATAAGGCGTTTGTGGATCCAGAAGCGGAACCTGTTCGAATGAATGCCGaagagaagaaggggaaaaagaggtctttgaagaaaaaggtgggtGAGGAGGAGAGTGATCAAAGGGGTTTGGTGTTCTTTGACGGGGACGGACAGGGTGAGGCTGCTAGTGCTGCTGTGTCTCCTGATGTGGTGGATAAGAAAGTCGAGAGCTTTTTTAAGAGTCTGAGCAAGGTACCTAGTGCTAGTGATCGGAGACGTGCTTCTACTGTAGAGGCTGAGGGGGAGCCATATCTTGTGAGCAGGAAGACTGAGCTGCCTCCGAGGTGGGATGGACCATTTGGGACTGTTGTCCTGGTGGACAAGCCAAAAG GATGGACTTCATTTACTGTTTGTGGGAAGCTGCGACGTTTGGTCAAAATTCAAAAG GTAGGGCATGCAGGCACTCTTGACCCAATGGCTACTGGTTTATTGATTGTTTGTGTTGGTAAAGCTACTAAACTGGTGGAAAG ATATCAAGGTATGGTGAAGGGGTACAGTGGTATTTTCCGACTTGGAGAGGCTACCTCAACTTGGGACGCTGATTCACCG GTCATCCAACGTGAACCATGGGAACACATAAAAGATGAATACATCAGAAAGACTGCTGCATCTTTTCTTGGAGAGATATGGCAAGTTCCTCCCATGTTTTCTGCCATTAAA GTTGGAGGAGAGAAGATGTATGATAAAGCTAGAAGAGGAGAAATGGTTGAACTCTCACCAAGACGAATATCTATTTTTGACTTTGCCATTGAACGCAGCCTAGAGGATAG ACAAAATTTGATTTTCCGAGTCACTTGCTCGAAAGGGACATATATCCGTTCCCTTTGTGCAGATTTAGGAAAAGCTCTTGGGAG TTGTGCTCATTTGACTGCCTTGAGGAGGGACTCAATTG GGGAATACTTAGCAGATGATGCATGGAGTTTTCAGGAGTTGCAAGAGAAGATAACTAAgggatatttataa
- the LOC120270188 gene encoding cytochrome P450 71A1-like, which translates to MFLLLLIIIIIIPFLFLLLKPLFNSNSKSKSQIYPPSPASLPFIGHLHLLLPIPYRALHSLSLIHGPIMLLRLGQIPTLILSSSSSVRSMTKSHDIAFSSRPNLKVPRQLVYNSKNISFSPYGPYWRQSRKLSVLHLLSTKRVLSFRPIRNSELYIMLSNISNHSLSGPINLSETIYFFTTNILCKVAFGQSISEESQCRMLHDSISEAAMLFSAFSADDYFPSLKWLNMFSNLDSKIAKIFKKLDGFITSVVEDHLIAGVRDKDDDNADLVDILLSLQKNPPSGEFSPTMDEVKAIILNMLAAGTSTSFIFLEWAMSELIQNPKVMKKLKEEAKSVAGKDSVVTEENVNKMPYLKAVAKEVLRLHPPAPLLLPRETIEDIELEGYKIPAKTRVLINAWAIGRDPKSWDAPEEFIPERFINSDLDFRGQDFEFIPFGVGRRICPGMQFAVATIEFALANLVHHFDWEMPKGLSAEDLNMDEAQGLTMHRKYPLVLVAKKVD; encoded by the exons atgtttctcctcctcctcatcatcatcatcatcatcccatTCCTCTTCCTCCTTCTCAAACCCTTATTCAATTCCAATTCCAAATCCAAATCCCAAATCTATCCACCATCACCAGCATCCCTTCCTTTCATTGGCCACCTCCACCTACTTCTTCCCATCCCCTACCGTGCTCTCCACTCCCTTTCCCTCATCCACGGCCCCATCATGCTTCTCCGACTCGGCCAAATCCCCACTCTCATcctctcatcctcctcctctgtTCGCTCCATGACCAAATCCCACGACATCGCCTTCTCCAGCCGTCCCAATCTCAAAGTCCCACGTCAACTCGTCTACAACTCCAAGAACATCTCCTTCTCCCCCTATGGTCCTTATTGGCGCCAATCCCGCAAGCTTTCCGTCCTCCACCTCCTTAGCACCAAGCGCGTTCTCTCTTTCCGTCCCATACGCAACTCCGAGCTCTATATCATGCTCTCAAACATCTCCAACCACTCCCTCTCTggccccatcaatctcagtgaaACCATCTACTTCTTCACCACTAACATCCTTTGCAAGGTTGCCTTCGGCCAATCCATCAGTGAAGAAAGCCAGTGCCGCATGCTCCATGATTCCATTAGTGAGGCCGCCATGTTATTCAGCGCTTTCAGTGCTGATGATTACTTCCCTTCTCTCAAATGGTTGAACATGTTCAGCAATTTGGATTCCAAGATTGccaaaattttcaagaaattaGATGGGTTTATCACCAGTGTTGTAGAGGATCATTTGATTGCTGGTGTTAGAGATAAAGATGATGATAATGCTGATTTGGTTGatattcttctttctcttcagaAGAATCCTCCCTCTGGCGAGTTCTCCCCCACCATGGATGAAGTCAAAGCTATTATCCTC AATATGCTTGCAGCTGGAACATCCACCTCGTTCATCTTCTTGGAGTGGGCTATGTCAgaacttattcaaaatccaaaaGTTATGAAGAAGTTGAAAGAAGAGGCAAAATCAGTTGCCGGAAAAGATTCAGTGGTGACAGAAGAGAATGTGAATAAGATGCCTTATCTGAAGGCAGTAGCGAAAGAAGTACTAAGACTGCATCCTCCGGCTCCATTGCTACTTCCTCGTGAGACCATTGAGGACATCGAGTTAGAAGGTTATAAAATTCCAGCAAAAACAAGAGTACTCATCAACGCATGGGCAATAGGAAGGGATCCAAAATCTTGGGATGCGCCTGAAGAGTTTATACCGGAAAGATTTATAAACAGTGATTTAGATTTCCGTGGTCAAGATTTCGAGTTTATTCCATTTGGTGTTGGTAGAAGAATTTGTCCGGGAATGCAATTTGCGGTGGCCACAATTGAGTTTGCTCTCGCAAATCTTGTGCATCACTTTGATTGGGAAATGCCAAAGGGATTGAGTGCCGAAGATTTGAACATGGATGAAGCTCAAGGTCTTACAATGCATAGGAAATATCCTCTTGTTTTAGTTGCAAAGAAGGTGGATTGA